A genomic stretch from Synergistaceae bacterium includes:
- a CDS encoding FAD-dependent oxidoreductase → MQTEYFADVLIAGGGTSGVSAAIGASQAGANVLLIERSAYLGGEGTNAGVGALCAVYTCGDNPVKCVAGVCESVLEEMQRLSPTSTETIISAAGNKNINFKPEYMKVALDNLMDRNNAKYFLHTNIIGVKRAGNVIESVTCQDDELRFTVNAKTFVDATGDANLAHMAGAKTLWGDERGQVMAATLPFRLCGVDITKDMTPAAVERAVKAGKDAGIPNLTRERGFILKITGSQEVIVLLPSVIPEGLNAEELTRMEKFTRSQALYYLEAFKRFMPGMENAELTMIGPSIGFRETRRLAGKYMLTADDVLNRRKSPDGIARGGWKPEIHSSLNEAATYLDVPGASYYDIPLGCIQSVDIENLYGAGRMICADSQAMAASRVMGTCFATGHAAGVAAALQGETGSVNAESVRRELVRQGALI, encoded by the coding sequence ATGCAGACAGAATATTTTGCTGACGTACTCATAGCGGGCGGGGGGACTTCGGGAGTCTCTGCGGCAATCGGAGCATCGCAGGCCGGGGCAAATGTCCTACTCATCGAGCGGAGCGCGTATCTCGGCGGAGAGGGTACGAACGCGGGAGTCGGTGCTTTGTGCGCGGTCTACACCTGCGGGGACAACCCGGTGAAATGCGTTGCGGGAGTCTGCGAGTCGGTGCTTGAGGAAATGCAGAGGCTTTCACCAACGTCAACCGAAACAATAATTTCCGCCGCGGGCAACAAAAACATCAATTTCAAGCCCGAATACATGAAAGTAGCCCTAGATAACCTGATGGACAGGAACAACGCAAAATATTTCCTCCACACAAATATTATCGGCGTTAAGCGGGCGGGGAATGTGATTGAGTCCGTAACATGCCAGGATGACGAGTTGCGCTTCACAGTAAACGCAAAAACTTTTGTTGACGCAACCGGGGACGCAAACCTCGCTCACATGGCCGGGGCTAAAACTCTCTGGGGCGACGAACGCGGGCAGGTAATGGCGGCGACTCTACCGTTCAGGCTCTGCGGAGTCGACATCACAAAAGACATGACTCCGGCGGCTGTTGAACGCGCAGTGAAGGCAGGAAAGGACGCAGGCATTCCGAACCTCACGAGGGAGCGCGGATTTATCCTCAAGATTACAGGCTCACAGGAAGTAATAGTGTTATTGCCGAGCGTGATACCTGAAGGGCTTAACGCTGAGGAATTGACGAGAATGGAGAAGTTTACGCGCTCTCAGGCTCTGTATTATCTTGAGGCGTTCAAGCGTTTCATGCCTGGGATGGAGAATGCCGAGCTTACTATGATTGGGCCGTCAATCGGCTTCAGGGAAACTCGCAGGCTTGCGGGGAAATACATGCTCACCGCAGATGACGTACTCAACCGCAGAAAATCCCCTGACGGAATCGCCCGCGGAGGATGGAAGCCCGAAATACATTCCTCACTCAACGAGGCCGCAACGTATCTCGATGTCCCGGGGGCAAGCTACTATGACATTCCGCTTGGGTGCATTCAGAGCGTTGACATCGAGAATCTTTACGGCGCGGGGCGTATGATATGCGCGGACTCTCAGGCTATGGCGGCTTCCCGTGTAATGGGTACGTGTTTCGCTACGGGACATGCGGCGGGAGTCGCGGCGGCGTTGCAGGGTGAAACAGGGAGCGTTAATGCCGAGTCAGTCAGGCGGGAATTAGTCAGGCAGGGTGCGCTGATATAG
- a CDS encoding anion permease — translation MKKDNFFLVLSLALIIGSRFMPEFCGLTPNAWAVLGVFFGSLLMWITISIDWPSMITLLALGFLPVFGFGKTFAGAFGNSTVAFLLFTFALVYPLSKTNFVRRCTIAFITNAVARRGAWHFVCFLFAAVTFMGLFISPSVLFVAFMPFLEDIFSVLEVKKGGKTGNMIMMGTAICISLSSGMTAIGHVWPTMAIGYYAAATGHDINQFQFMAFGIPTGILLIVLLILVFRLFYRPDDIHDIDPSKAMALRGTVPPADRREKIILSTMGLVVLLWVGPSLIRGAFPDLYKTINSYTTAMPPLLGCIILYILKDKGERIMNFREVTSKGILWGSILMTGAATWLGACLTNKDVGISEWLTATLQPLTANMSLTAMILFFMTWAILETNFSSNIVTTTVVSAVALSVLTAMPAGSVSVGAVLMMVGFSAAVCNMTPAGQSTINTVAIGSGWTTAKDMFIWGGFFAVMAILVLTFVGYPLGEMIIGMI, via the coding sequence TTGAAGAAGGATAATTTTTTCCTCGTTCTTTCGCTTGCGCTGATTATCGGCTCTCGTTTCATGCCGGAATTTTGCGGGCTGACTCCAAATGCCTGGGCTGTACTGGGAGTCTTCTTCGGGTCATTGCTGATGTGGATCACGATTTCTATTGACTGGCCGAGCATGATTACGCTTCTTGCGCTGGGATTCCTTCCTGTTTTCGGGTTCGGGAAAACTTTTGCGGGGGCGTTCGGAAATTCGACGGTTGCATTCTTGCTTTTCACATTCGCGCTGGTATATCCCCTGTCAAAAACTAATTTCGTCAGACGCTGCACGATCGCATTTATCACAAACGCCGTGGCGAGGCGGGGAGCGTGGCATTTCGTCTGCTTCCTTTTTGCGGCGGTTACGTTCATGGGACTGTTCATTTCTCCGTCTGTGCTTTTCGTGGCGTTCATGCCGTTTCTTGAGGATATATTCTCGGTGCTTGAGGTCAAAAAGGGCGGCAAGACCGGCAACATGATTATGATGGGTACGGCAATATGCATCAGTCTGTCATCGGGCATGACGGCAATCGGGCATGTGTGGCCGACAATGGCAATCGGATATTACGCGGCGGCAACAGGACATGACATAAATCAATTTCAGTTTATGGCGTTCGGAATCCCTACAGGAATTTTGCTGATTGTGCTGCTGATTCTCGTGTTCAGACTCTTCTACAGGCCGGACGATATTCACGACATTGACCCGTCAAAGGCTATGGCTCTGCGCGGGACTGTTCCTCCTGCTGACAGGCGCGAGAAAATCATTCTGTCGACAATGGGACTCGTTGTTCTTTTGTGGGTAGGGCCGAGCCTTATACGCGGTGCATTCCCCGACCTCTACAAGACAATCAACAGCTACACAACCGCAATGCCTCCGCTTTTAGGCTGCATAATACTCTACATTCTCAAAGACAAAGGCGAGCGCATAATGAATTTCCGGGAAGTAACATCAAAGGGAATATTATGGGGGTCTATCCTAATGACGGGCGCGGCTACCTGGCTGGGCGCATGTCTCACAAACAAGGACGTGGGAATCTCCGAATGGCTCACGGCGACTCTTCAGCCTCTCACCGCTAACATGTCATTAACCGCAATGATACTCTTCTTCATGACGTGGGCAATACTTGAGACAAATTTCTCGTCCAACATAGTAACAACAACAGTAGTCAGCGCGGTGGCACTCTCAGTATTAACGGCAATGCCCGCAGGAAGCGTGAGCGTAGGAGCTGTGCTGATGATGGTAGGATTCTCGGCGGCGGTCTGCAACATGACTCCGGCAGGTCAGTCCACAATCAACACTGTTGCGATAGGCTCAGGCTGGACGACTGCAAAAGACATGTTCATATGGGGCGGATTTTTCGCGGTGATGGCGATTCTTGTGCTTACGTTCGTGGGCTATCCTCTCGGCGAAATGATTATAGGGATGATTTAG
- a CDS encoding LysR family transcriptional regulator, translated as MQMSHLRYFAEIARVKNMTLAAKNLHVSQPSLTYAVRVLEMSLESRCFSVILTQYR; from the coding sequence ATGCAGATGTCTCACCTGAGATATTTTGCCGAAATAGCCCGCGTGAAAAATATGACTCTCGCCGCAAAGAATCTCCATGTCTCTCAGCCGTCGCTTACATACGCGGTAAGAGTTCTCGAAATGAGCTTGGAGTCCCGTTGCTTTTCCGTCATCCTCACTCAATATCGCTGA
- a CDS encoding LysR family transcriptional regulator substrate-binding protein, giving the protein MLFRHPHSISLTEAGETFAAQAERITASADNLAGMMKGYAGLTAGNLRLGVLWIGGYMEIFTLLNEFRGILPGVTYELSFDGSDILIDSLKRRCLHGIFVVSSPAYLENEKDFHSVRISAEEYKLIIPKSNPLSQKSAVSIRDLGRETIIMPSEKTLLYRQLSVMFQAEGVSPRVLCSTSQSDIAGQLAGAGLGIAFASSTVAGKICGENCRVIDFGEGAKIHRIIYFLMPREFLDYPLTRAFFEFAEKKFSGHEEKLEPHDFRKAQ; this is encoded by the coding sequence TTGCTTTTCCGTCATCCTCACTCAATATCGCTGACAGAGGCGGGCGAAACTTTCGCGGCTCAGGCAGAACGCATAACAGCTTCAGCCGATAATCTCGCGGGAATGATGAAGGGATATGCCGGTCTCACTGCGGGAAATTTGCGGCTTGGTGTGCTGTGGATAGGGGGATATATGGAGATATTCACCCTGCTGAATGAGTTTCGCGGAATTTTGCCGGGAGTAACATATGAGCTTTCGTTTGACGGGAGCGACATACTGATTGACAGCCTGAAAAGAAGATGCCTTCACGGAATTTTTGTTGTGAGTTCGCCAGCGTATCTTGAGAATGAGAAAGATTTTCACAGCGTCAGAATAAGCGCGGAGGAATACAAGCTCATAATCCCGAAAAGTAATCCCCTGTCGCAGAAATCAGCCGTAAGCATACGTGATTTAGGGCGTGAGACAATAATAATGCCGTCAGAGAAGACTCTGTTATACCGTCAGTTGAGCGTGATGTTTCAGGCTGAAGGTGTGAGTCCGCGTGTGCTTTGCTCAACGAGTCAGAGCGACATAGCCGGGCAGTTAGCCGGGGCGGGATTAGGGATAGCGTTTGCGTCATCGACAGTTGCGGGGAAAATTTGCGGGGAAAATTGCAGGGTGATAGATTTCGGGGAGGGAGCGAAAATTCACAGGATAATATATTTTTTGATGCCGCGTGAATTTCTTGATTACCCGCTGACAAGGGCATTTTTTGAGTTTGCGGAGAAAAAATTTTCCGGCCATGAAGAAAAATTAGAGCCTCACGATTTCCGCAAGGCTCAGTAA
- the hslV gene encoding ATP-dependent protease subunit HslV, with the protein MFNGTTIVCVRRGNRVAMAGDGQVTLGSQVIKSGARKVRKLLDGKILTGFAGSTADAMTLLEKFEDCLEQEKGDLMRGAVKLVKEWRLDKALRRLEAMMLAANTETTLLLSGAGDVLEPEGDAASIGSGSGYALAAARALCESTDKSPEEIARRSIELASEICIYTNNHIIVEVLE; encoded by the coding sequence CTGTTCAACGGCACAACAATAGTATGCGTGAGACGAGGAAACAGAGTCGCAATGGCGGGAGACGGACAAGTAACTCTAGGCTCACAGGTCATAAAGTCAGGAGCGAGGAAGGTCAGAAAACTTCTTGACGGAAAAATTCTGACCGGGTTCGCGGGTTCAACGGCTGACGCTATGACTCTGCTTGAGAAGTTCGAGGACTGCTTAGAGCAGGAGAAAGGCGACCTCATGCGCGGGGCTGTGAAGCTCGTCAAAGAATGGCGGCTCGACAAAGCATTACGCAGACTCGAAGCTATGATGCTTGCGGCGAACACTGAGACAACGTTACTCCTCAGCGGAGCTGGCGATGTCTTAGAGCCTGAAGGGGACGCGGCTTCTATCGGCTCCGGCTCAGGATATGCGCTTGCGGCGGCTCGTGCGCTTTGCGAGTCAACCGACAAAAGCCCGGAGGAAATCGCACGGCGTTCAATCGAGCTTGCGTCAGAAATCTGCATTTACACGAACAATCATATAATAGTCGAGGTACTAGAATAA
- the hslU gene encoding ATP-dependent protease ATPase subunit HslU: MTTEITTEKKTLNPELTPAKIIEHLNRYIVGQDKAKRSVAIALRNRIRRRALPPEMAHEIMPKNILMVGPTGVGKTEIARRLATLSKAPFVKVEATKFTEVGYVGRDVETIIRDLTEFAVSMVRKRMIEGVQKPALEKAEQRLLDAMLPKPERKFSMPDFMKAFSGKDDDDNSNKEEDPSEAALEQEKNERTRKRFLKMMREGKLDDREVEIEINDSTSPISVFGAPGVDIMGMGININEMLGGIMPKKTKKRSMKVKEALRILQQEEAEKLIDTEAMSKEALDLAQEDGIVFLDEIDKVVVKGGSSHGPDVSREGVQRDLLPIVEGSVVQTRYGPVRTDHILFIAAGAFSGVKPSDLIPELQGRFPIRVELEPLTIENLQRILTEPENSLIRQYEALISTEGTELTFTDEATQEIAKLAHKMNSEMEDIGARRLHTMMEQLLEEISFSVSDMAEEKIEITGEMVKEKLSSLVENRDIRRYLL; the protein is encoded by the coding sequence ATGACAACAGAAATCACAACAGAGAAAAAGACCCTCAATCCGGAATTAACTCCGGCGAAAATCATCGAACACCTTAACCGCTACATAGTCGGCCAGGACAAAGCAAAACGCTCCGTAGCAATCGCTCTCCGTAACAGAATCAGGCGGCGCGCCCTTCCTCCCGAAATGGCTCACGAGATTATGCCCAAGAATATTCTGATGGTAGGGCCTACGGGAGTCGGGAAAACTGAAATCGCCCGCAGGCTTGCTACCCTGTCAAAAGCTCCGTTCGTGAAAGTAGAGGCCACGAAATTCACGGAAGTCGGCTACGTAGGCAGGGACGTTGAGACTATCATACGCGATCTCACAGAGTTTGCGGTCTCAATGGTACGCAAGCGAATGATTGAGGGAGTGCAGAAGCCCGCGCTTGAGAAGGCAGAGCAGAGACTTCTTGACGCAATGCTCCCGAAGCCTGAGCGGAAATTCTCAATGCCCGACTTCATGAAGGCTTTTTCCGGCAAAGATGACGACGACAACAGCAACAAGGAAGAAGACCCCTCAGAGGCCGCCCTCGAACAGGAGAAGAACGAGAGAACCCGCAAAAGATTCCTCAAGATGATGAGGGAAGGAAAACTTGACGACCGCGAAGTAGAGATAGAAATCAACGACAGCACATCGCCGATTTCAGTCTTTGGCGCACCCGGAGTCGATATTATGGGCATGGGCATAAATATCAACGAAATGTTAGGCGGGATTATGCCCAAGAAGACAAAAAAACGCAGCATGAAGGTGAAAGAGGCACTCAGAATCCTTCAGCAGGAGGAAGCAGAGAAGCTCATTGACACCGAGGCCATGTCAAAAGAAGCGTTAGACCTGGCGCAGGAAGATGGGATAGTGTTTCTTGACGAGATCGACAAAGTTGTCGTGAAGGGAGGATCATCACACGGCCCGGACGTTAGCCGCGAGGGAGTACAGCGGGACTTGCTGCCCATCGTTGAAGGCTCTGTGGTTCAGACACGCTACGGCCCCGTGAGGACGGATCATATACTGTTCATTGCCGCCGGAGCTTTCAGCGGGGTGAAGCCGTCAGACCTTATCCCCGAATTGCAGGGGCGATTCCCGATTCGCGTTGAGCTTGAGCCGCTGACAATCGAGAACTTACAGCGGATACTGACTGAGCCGGAGAACAGTTTGATTCGACAGTACGAGGCGTTAATATCGACAGAAGGCACAGAGCTGACTTTCACGGACGAGGCGACTCAGGAAATCGCAAAACTTGCCCACAAAATGAACTCCGAAATGGAAGACATCGGAGCGCGCCGGCTTCATACCATGATGGAGCAATTGCTAGAGGAAATCAGCTTCAGCGTCTCAGACATGGCCGAGGAGAAAATCGAAATCACAGGCGAAATGGTGAAGGAAAAACTTTCGTCCCTTGTCGAAAACCGCGACATACGCCGCTACCTGCTGTAG